Within the Candidatus Dependentiae bacterium genome, the region AAATTAAAAACAAAAAAAGTGAAGCGAAGTCAAACACCCAAAGATTTATTTTTATGGGGGGGTACCCCGCTCATTATTATTATTTATTATATATATATATATATTAATAATAATGAGTGACCCCAAAAAATGTGGATAACTTTCAAAAAAATAGCACTTTACCCTTTATTCTACGGCATTTCTTATTCTCCAAAAAATGTGGATAACATGTGGATAACATGTGGATAACATGTGGATAACTTTTAGCCTGTTTGTCAATATGTCGCGCTGCTCGAGCTAAAGCCTGTGTGTTTTTTGTACATTTTTTAAAACGCTTTGCTGCAGGGCTTTTTGAGTGTGTTTTTTTGACTTTAAAAAAGTTATCCACATGTTATCCACATATTATCCACATAGTTATCCACATTATGTCTGAATAGACAAGAATTCTTATTTTTAGGTGGTTATAATAATTTGAGATTTATTTCAGGTTGGCTATTATTTTTTGCAAATCTTGCCAGACCGGTCTTTTTGCGTTTGGATTTCTTAATAGATATGCGGGATGAAAGGTTGGCATAATTTTTATTCCGTTAAGTTCAAAAAATTGTCCTCGTATTTGGGTTATTTTTATTTCATCTCCCAAGAGTGCTTTGGTGGCACTTGAGCCAAGACAACAAATAATTTGTGGTTCTATTAAGGCTATTTCTTTGGCTAGAATCTCTTTTTTGCAGATAATGCTTTCATCGGGTAATGGAGTCCTGTTATTTGGCGGTCTACATTTCACTACATTTGATATATACACATCTTCTCTTTTAAGTCCCATAGCCTCAATCATTTTTGTTAGCAATTGCCCGGCTCTGCCGATAAATGGTGAGCCTTGCAAATCTTCATCTCTTCCGGGGCCTTCGCCTATGAACATTAGTTTTGCATTTGAATTTCCTTTACCAAAAACTACTTGGGTTCTGCCCAATTTTGCCAATGGGCATTTTTGACACTTTTCATAATTTTTTTTTATTAGATTTAATTCTTCTTGCTTTTTCATAATTCAAAAGCCTTTATATTTACAATATTTGTAACCTTTATTATTTATCTTTTATTTTTAATTTAGTTTGTATTATTTTTTGAGTTAGTAAAATTTTTATGTTTTTATATGGTTTGTCCTGTTTTATGTTTTTATCGGGTGAGCTTAGAGTTTTAAATACAACTGGAAAGACAATAAAATTTTCGTGTGATGTGGGAAATAAGGTTATTGCAAGCAACGATCGAATTAAAGACGGCAGTAGCAGCAATTATGATATAAATAGAGATGTTACAGAAATGAAAATTGAAATGCTCAGTGAAAAATATGCCATGCCAACTGTAGCTCAAGCGAGAGACGAGGGTATAGATTCAAGAGTTTGGAGTAAGTATAACTCTTATGGTGCTAAGGTAAGAGTTGATTCAAAAAAACTTACAACGGTCACGTTTAGATATAATAAAAATAAAAAGCGCTGTGAACGTAAAGTTGTATTTAACGGTGATTTAAAAGAAAGTTTTGGAGATAAGCCTGGCGAAAATAAGTAATTAAATAAAGTTATCTTAATTTTACATAAGCTTTTAAAAAATCTAGCCATTTGTTTGTAGTCGCAAAATCTGTTTTTTCATAAGAATTATGTATTTTTTTTGTTGGAAAATATATTGATATTCCATCGGCAAATGGCAATGAAAAACAAAATGTTTTTTTTAACACTAATTTATTTAATATCTCTGTTGCTGTTATTAAATTTGTATTTAAGTTATCAAATTCTTTTTTATTTATTTTATATTTTT harbors:
- a CDS encoding uracil-DNA glycosylase, with product MKKQEELNLIKKNYEKCQKCPLAKLGRTQVVFGKGNSNAKLMFIGEGPGRDEDLQGSPFIGRAGQLLTKMIEAMGLKREDVYISNVVKCRPPNNRTPLPDESIICKKEILAKEIALIEPQIICCLGSSATKALLGDEIKITQIRGQFFELNGIKIMPTFHPAYLLRNPNAKRPVWQDLQKIIANLK